One Candidatus Vicinibacter affinis DNA window includes the following coding sequences:
- a CDS encoding RDD family protein, with translation MTKTLKHRILACIIDYGIIAGYATLLFLVANLFFSIFVWKPGNNPIIGQLIGFLTLTFPVVTYSYLTEKSSWRGTVGKKLQKLIVLTDQNKSAKNILLRNILKFLPWELAHTGIHWTIYYTSNGIETPLWTWVILILPQVFVLGYFVTILISKGESSIYDKISKTKIVYRTKYPLV, from the coding sequence ATGACAAAAACTCTCAAACATAGAATTTTAGCATGTATTATAGACTATGGAATTATAGCCGGATATGCGACATTACTTTTCTTAGTTGCAAATTTATTTTTCTCTATTTTCGTATGGAAACCTGGTAATAATCCAATTATTGGACAGTTGATTGGTTTTTTGACACTAACATTCCCAGTAGTTACATATTCGTATTTAACAGAAAAAAGTAGCTGGAGAGGGACAGTTGGTAAAAAACTACAAAAGTTAATCGTACTGACAGACCAAAATAAATCAGCCAAGAATATCTTGCTAAGAAATATTCTGAAATTCCTTCCTTGGGAACTTGCTCACACAGGAATTCATTGGACAATATATTATACTTCAAATGGAATTGAAACTCCACTTTGGACTTGGGTTATTTTAATTCTCCCTCAAGTATTTGTACTTGGATATTTTGTTACCATATTAATTAGTAAAGGAGAAAGTAGTATTTATGACAAAATTTCAAAGACAAAAATTGTGTATAGAACAAAATACCCTCTGGTATGA